The following proteins are co-located in the Vigna unguiculata cultivar IT97K-499-35 chromosome 9, ASM411807v1, whole genome shotgun sequence genome:
- the LOC114164714 gene encoding probable WRKY transcription factor 75 isoform X1, with amino-acid sequence MEKQQVMLPTASTSSTALSSQNQSDKEAKHHRYAFQTRSPVDVLDDGYQWRKYGKKIVKNNTFPRSYYRCAHRECNVKKQIQRHSDDEQIVVTTYEGTHTHPVDKSVETFDQILGNLLIDNLLNNAPPTIE; translated from the exons ATGGAGAAACAGCAAGTTATGCTCCCTACAGCATCTACATCATCAACAGCTTTATCATCTCAGAACCAAAGTGACAAGGAAGCTAAGCACCACCGATATGCATTTCAAACCAGAAGCCCTGTTGATGTTCTGGATGATGGGTACCAGTGGAGAAAATATGGGAAAAAGATAGTCAAAAACAATACTTTTCCAAG AAGTTACTACAGGTGTGCTCATCGAGAGTGCAATGTTAAGAAACAAATCCAACGGCATTCGGACGATGAACAGATCGTGGTCACAACCTACGAAGGGACACATACACACCCTGTGGATAAGTCCGTGGAAACCTTTGACCAGATCTTGGGCAACCTACTCATAGACAATCTACTCAATAATGCACCTCCCACAATAGAATAG
- the LOC114164714 gene encoding probable WRKY transcription factor 75 isoform X2, with protein sequence MEKQQVMLPTASTSSTALSSQNQSDKEAKHHRYAFQTRSPVDVLDDGYQWRKYGKKIVKNNTFPSYYRCAHRECNVKKQIQRHSDDEQIVVTTYEGTHTHPVDKSVETFDQILGNLLIDNLLNNAPPTIE encoded by the exons ATGGAGAAACAGCAAGTTATGCTCCCTACAGCATCTACATCATCAACAGCTTTATCATCTCAGAACCAAAGTGACAAGGAAGCTAAGCACCACCGATATGCATTTCAAACCAGAAGCCCTGTTGATGTTCTGGATGATGGGTACCAGTGGAGAAAATATGGGAAAAAGATAGTCAAAAACAATACTTTTCCAAG TTACTACAGGTGTGCTCATCGAGAGTGCAATGTTAAGAAACAAATCCAACGGCATTCGGACGATGAACAGATCGTGGTCACAACCTACGAAGGGACACATACACACCCTGTGGATAAGTCCGTGGAAACCTTTGACCAGATCTTGGGCAACCTACTCATAGACAATCTACTCAATAATGCACCTCCCACAATAGAATAG
- the LOC114163520 gene encoding uncharacterized protein LOC114163520 gives MIPASLPMPLTSVKTLNGTNFEDWKESLDLYLAITNMDFSLREAEPSALTPESTIVQRASREKWEHSNRVCLMVMRYTMEKSIRQSIPDNDNAKDFMRLVGEKFKTFDKAQKGQYLSLLEKTKYDGVSGVREHMMKLVHYYNKLKSLKVDLGDSYLVWQVMESLPSQFDVLKTSYNTQKEEWTIDEMIAIISQEEASIKKTKSHSVQFTATNSSTKPVKKGFKGKSRPEKGNTGKAPAVLEPKKN, from the exons ATGATACCAGCTTCTTTGCCTATGCCATTGACTTCGGTCAAAACTTTAAATGGGACAAATTTTGAGGACTGGAAAGAATCTTTGGATTTGTATCTAGCAATTACCAACATGGATTTTTCCTTGAGAGAAGCAGAACCTTCAGCTCTTACGCCTGAGTCCACTATTGTCCAGAGAGCTTCTCGTGAAAAATGGGAACACTCAAACAGGGTGTGCCTAATGGTGATGAGATATACCATGGAGAAGTCTATTCGACAGAGCATTCCGGATAATGACAATGCTAAGGATTTTATGAGATTAGTTGGTGAGAAGTTTAAGACTTTTGATAAAGCTCAAAAGGGTCAATATCTGTCACTTCTTGAGAAGACCAAATATGATGGTGTCAGTGGTGTTCGTGAGCATATGATGAAGCTTGTGCACTATTATAACAAACTCAAATCTCTAAAGGTAGATCTTGGTGATAGTTACTTGGTTTGGCAGGTTATGGAATCTCTTCCTTCTCAGTTTGATGTGTTGAAGACTTCTTACAACACTCAAAAGGAGGAATGGACAATTGATGAAATGATAGCTATTATTTCTCAAGAGGAAGCATCGATTAAAAAGACCAAGTCTCATAGTGTGCAGTTTACAGCTACTAATTCAAGCACTAAACCTGTGAAAAAGGGCTTCAAAGGTAAATCTCGTCCTGAAAAAGGGAACACAGGGAAAGCACCCGCGGTTTTGGAGCCTAAGAAGAA CTGA